The following are encoded in a window of Methanobrevibacter sp. V74 genomic DNA:
- a CDS encoding cobaltochelatase subunit CobN has product MNKKYIFIMLLLLFLCLQVNFAETSNDNITLDENTQEDLEDINPPDKTIFIISDTPGTNIVDYACEELYNKDNLSGFNIVLRSGEQVKGMKEEELHSLFVNSDAFIGEWISTDVDSVLTNLLGKYPELSHKELFLILELPSGNLNSGSTSLNLIRNNTINYNKIFASNTNDELIDYFNHTKRGTSYVNVNNYITNEGYKFNSILNQLVLYKDLNDKNNLKNQILYTLNLIGYNFSYNVPDFTGSKNYGIYRDRWYSLEEYMSVFFDASRIRTVGILESTMYIASQQLHPTISIIESLESKGYNVIPVYAAGGSAEQLRVMVESWTSAGSDIGGFLLNSSNYDTYVDAIVSMVAYGVGGENFTKATDFFEKVGVPVFRSVHSDYVSNEMWELGSTGLTTERSDKWWHITIAETQGIIDATFVGGQDYYISNLTGARIVTYIPYERNVDLLTDRIDSWVDLKYTPNADKLLSIIYYNYPPGKQNIGSSYLNSITSIYNILHVLKNAGYNVGQLPSSVDELENLMLKCGINVATWAPGELEKLANQSGITLLSVDEYTAWFNSLDEIVKIQVTQGPVAYIGELSRRAVELNYTVTIGDTIDDWYNQVVALLPEKNLDGSKSILTNIVNALKRYTSTRDDSYFILFKKYFEKFKSLNISGLNGWGDAPGNVMVVNRNGSDYFVIPGLTYGNIFIAPEPQRGWESDIENLYHCTAVAPTHQYLAAYYYMQNKYDNAMIFVGRHATHEWLPGKEILLSVTDYGSVVVGDVPQLYFYIADGLAEAIQAKRRGFAVIISHLTSPMSYTHVYGNLSVMANNLNNPELLRQLIISNDYSTNLGLTKEEVQTIDDNLIMDKVNNFLKTMQSTLYPLGLHALGQAWSDDDIASTVSAMLSYNYVLENNQGVLNLFDELSDYYYSRGYNDLNVLQREAILNKSYDIVNALIYWDTQKVYELLVSQDSKFDNPIFLACLELGKKYIELIKFSVGNELNAMLDGLNGRYIPVGEGGELVIKPAILPTGNNMFQDQSSELPTMEAWDYAKTLALLTLAGLNDTTEKIIMGIWCVETARDDGALVSTVLYLLGMKPVWTNSSSAGFDDEGNPTGKKVSSMPEVIKLNNLIRPNGWSKKRIDVTVITSGLFRDLYSSQAILMDNAFRVSLARSYFAIIRNSTLMNSENGIYLREALEGVMESINYYGVSSEALKNNYVAQHWIEDTLYYKSVGYNSTYAGECAITRIFAPPNGDYGAGISKLVSMSWTWNDTSELADFYLGRMGNMYSKKYWGDTNPLVFLRALSNSDTIVASRNTNQYGVLDNDDFFDYWGGLSMTVEKILGKAPKFNVLMYADKNNAYISSLEEVMYKEIAARYDNPEWISGMMKEGYSGARYMSNKFISNLQGWQVTRPSAVSDDLWNRIYNTYYKDKYGIGVKDWLMKGNNAYSLISMSGTMLTTIHKGYWNADDEIIRDIANTWAQATVQNGVACCDCSCGNIAMMQWAVQYVNPDILAQLLPKLYDATKNPKFKNNTQSTQPPESDTNENQKEASTQNPVEGSNSSSTIKTNSTTTTTQTNAQNGENGYGEAFSNVGENSQSPQAGQSSLEGADVKKSVEINPITSQSASEVGLSVLAVLAILCLIMVVAVGYFRDSDKSNRNQDLDNLFNEKLGD; this is encoded by the coding sequence ATGAATAAAAAATATATTTTTATAATGTTGTTATTATTGTTTTTATGTTTGCAAGTAAATTTTGCTGAAACATCTAATGATAATATAACTTTAGATGAAAATACTCAAGAGGATTTAGAAGATATTAACCCGCCAGACAAAACGATATTTATTATTTCAGATACTCCTGGGACAAACATTGTTGATTATGCTTGTGAGGAACTCTATAATAAAGATAATTTGTCCGGGTTTAATATTGTTTTGAGAAGTGGTGAACAAGTAAAAGGCATGAAGGAGGAAGAGTTGCATTCATTATTTGTTAACTCTGATGCATTCATTGGTGAATGGATAAGTACAGATGTCGATTCTGTTTTAACAAATTTATTGGGCAAATATCCGGAATTATCTCATAAAGAACTATTTTTAATACTGGAACTTCCTTCTGGTAATTTAAATTCTGGTTCAACTTCATTAAACTTGATTAGAAACAATACTATAAACTATAATAAAATATTTGCCTCAAATACTAATGATGAATTAATAGATTATTTCAATCATACCAAAAGAGGAACGTCTTATGTTAATGTTAACAATTATATTACAAATGAAGGATATAAATTTAACAGTATTTTAAATCAGTTAGTTCTCTATAAAGACCTAAACGATAAAAATAATCTTAAAAATCAAATTTTATACACTTTGAATCTTATTGGTTATAATTTTTCTTATAATGTTCCTGATTTCACAGGCAGTAAAAATTATGGGATTTATCGTGATAGGTGGTACTCTTTAGAAGAGTATATGAGTGTATTTTTCGATGCTTCGAGGATACGGACTGTAGGAATTTTAGAAAGTACAATGTATATTGCATCTCAACAGTTACATCCAACAATTTCAATCATTGAATCATTAGAATCAAAGGGATATAATGTTATTCCAGTTTATGCAGCTGGAGGATCAGCAGAACAATTACGAGTGATGGTTGAATCATGGACTAGTGCAGGTAGTGATATAGGTGGGTTTTTATTAAATTCTTCAAATTATGATACATATGTTGATGCAATCGTGTCTATGGTTGCATATGGTGTTGGCGGTGAAAATTTCACAAAAGCAACAGATTTTTTTGAAAAAGTTGGAGTGCCTGTTTTTAGGTCAGTTCATTCAGATTATGTATCAAATGAGATGTGGGAGTTAGGATCCACAGGTCTTACAACAGAACGTAGTGATAAATGGTGGCATATTACTATTGCTGAGACTCAGGGTATTATAGATGCAACTTTTGTTGGAGGTCAAGATTACTACATTTCAAATTTAACCGGTGCTAGAATCGTTACTTATATTCCTTATGAACGGAATGTTGATTTGTTAACTGATAGAATTGATTCATGGGTTGATTTAAAATACACTCCAAATGCTGATAAATTATTATCTATTATTTATTATAACTATCCTCCAGGAAAACAAAATATTGGTTCTAGTTACCTGAATTCAATAACAAGTATTTACAATATTCTTCATGTTTTAAAAAATGCAGGTTATAATGTTGGACAATTGCCTTCAAGTGTTGATGAACTTGAAAATTTAATGCTTAAGTGTGGTATCAATGTAGCTACTTGGGCACCGGGAGAGCTTGAAAAATTAGCCAACCAATCAGGAATTACCCTTTTATCAGTTGATGAGTATACTGCTTGGTTTAATTCTCTAGATGAGATTGTTAAAATACAAGTTACTCAAGGTCCGGTTGCTTATATTGGGGAACTTTCAAGAAGGGCCGTTGAGTTAAATTATACTGTAACTATTGGAGATACGATTGATGATTGGTATAATCAGGTTGTTGCGCTTCTTCCTGAAAAGAATCTAGATGGATCTAAAAGTATTTTAACCAATATTGTCAATGCTTTAAAGAGATATACCTCAACACGTGATGATAGTTATTTTATTTTATTTAAAAAATACTTTGAAAAATTTAAAAGTTTAAATATTTCAGGTTTAAATGGCTGGGGTGATGCGCCAGGTAATGTAATGGTTGTTAATAGAAATGGCAGTGATTATTTCGTTATCCCTGGTTTAACTTATGGTAATATTTTCATTGCTCCTGAACCTCAAAGAGGATGGGAATCCGATATTGAAAACTTATATCATTGTACTGCTGTTGCTCCAACTCATCAATATTTGGCCGCTTACTATTATATGCAAAATAAATACGATAATGCAATGATATTTGTTGGAAGGCATGCCACTCATGAGTGGCTGCCCGGCAAAGAGATTTTACTTTCAGTCACTGATTATGGTTCTGTTGTTGTCGGGGATGTTCCACAGTTATATTTCTATATTGCCGATGGTCTTGCCGAAGCCATTCAAGCTAAAAGAAGAGGTTTTGCGGTAATTATTTCACACTTAACTTCTCCAATGTCTTATACTCATGTATATGGTAATTTATCTGTCATGGCCAATAATTTAAATAATCCTGAATTGCTTCGCCAGTTAATCATCAGCAATGATTATTCTACTAATTTGGGGTTAACAAAAGAAGAGGTTCAAACAATAGATGATAATTTGATTATGGATAAGGTAAATAACTTCTTAAAAACAATGCAATCAACATTATATCCATTAGGACTTCATGCACTAGGTCAAGCTTGGAGTGATGATGATATTGCAAGTACAGTATCAGCCATGTTATCTTATAATTATGTACTCGAAAATAATCAAGGAGTGTTGAATTTATTTGATGAGCTATCAGATTATTATTATTCCCGCGGGTATAATGATTTAAATGTATTGCAAAGAGAAGCAATCTTAAATAAATCCTATGACATTGTCAATGCATTAATTTATTGGGATACTCAAAAAGTTTATGAGTTATTAGTATCACAAGACTCTAAATTCGACAATCCTATATTTTTAGCATGTTTGGAGTTAGGTAAAAAATATATTGAGTTAATTAAGTTTTCCGTCGGCAATGAATTAAATGCAATGCTTGATGGATTAAATGGGAGATACATTCCAGTTGGTGAAGGAGGAGAGTTGGTTATAAAACCGGCTATTCTTCCAACAGGCAATAACATGTTCCAAGACCAATCAAGCGAACTTCCAACAATGGAGGCTTGGGATTATGCTAAAACTTTAGCTTTATTAACTCTCGCTGGATTAAATGATACGACTGAAAAGATTATAATGGGAATTTGGTGTGTAGAAACAGCAAGAGATGACGGAGCTCTTGTTTCAACAGTTTTATATTTATTGGGCATGAAACCAGTTTGGACAAATTCGTCAAGTGCGGGTTTTGATGATGAAGGAAACCCAACAGGTAAAAAGGTAAGTTCAATGCCTGAAGTAATTAAACTGAATAATTTAATTCGTCCTAATGGTTGGAGTAAAAAAAGAATTGATGTAACTGTAATCACTAGTGGATTATTTAGAGATTTGTATTCTTCACAAGCTATTTTAATGGATAATGCATTTCGTGTATCACTTGCAAGATCATACTTCGCAATAATTAGAAATTCCACATTAATGAACTCAGAAAATGGTATATATTTAAGAGAAGCTCTTGAAGGAGTAATGGAAAGTATTAATTATTATGGGGTTTCTTCAGAGGCATTGAAAAATAATTATGTAGCTCAACATTGGATAGAAGATACTTTATACTATAAAAGTGTAGGATATAATTCTACTTACGCAGGTGAATGTGCTATAACAAGGATATTTGCACCGCCAAATGGGGATTATGGTGCAGGAATATCAAAATTAGTATCGATGTCATGGACATGGAATGATACAAGCGAATTGGCTGATTTTTATCTTGGAAGAATGGGCAATATGTACTCTAAGAAGTATTGGGGAGATACAAATCCATTAGTTTTCTTAAGAGCACTATCAAACTCAGACACAATTGTAGCTAGTCGTAATACAAACCAGTATGGAGTTTTGGATAATGATGACTTCTTTGATTATTGGGGAGGTTTGTCAATGACTGTAGAAAAAATTTTAGGTAAAGCTCCAAAATTCAATGTATTGATGTATGCTGATAAAAATAATGCATATATTTCATCATTGGAGGAAGTAATGTATAAAGAAATTGCTGCAAGATATGATAATCCTGAATGGATCAGTGGAATGATGAAAGAAGGTTATAGTGGAGCTCGTTATATGTCAAATAAATTTATAAGTAATTTACAGGGCTGGCAAGTAACAAGACCATCTGCAGTTTCTGATGACTTATGGAATAGGATTTATAATACTTATTACAAGGATAAATATGGAATTGGTGTTAAAGATTGGTTAATGAAGGGTAATAATGCTTATTCACTTATTTCAATGAGCGGAACAATGCTTACAACAATACATAAAGGTTATTGGAATGCAGATGATGAAATTATTAGGGATATAGCAAATACCTGGGCTCAAGCAACAGTTCAAAATGGTGTGGCATGTTGCGATTGTAGTTGTGGTAATATTGCAATGATGCAATGGGCTGTACAATATGTAAATCCTGATATTCTGGCTCAATTGCTTCCAAAACTATATGACGCAACTAAAAATCCAAAATTTAAAAACAATACTCAATCAACACAACCTCCAGAAAGTGATACAAATGAAAATCAAAAAGAAGCTTCAACTCAAAATCCAGTGGAGGGTTCAAATTCCTCTTCAACAATAAAAACTAATTCAACTACAACTACAACTCAAACTAATGCTCAAAATGGTGAAAATGGATATGGTGAAGCATTTTCAAATGTTGGTGAAAATTCACAATCTCCTCAGGCAGGACAATCCTCTTTGGAAGGTGCTGATGTTAAAAAATCAGTTGAAATCAATCCAATTACTTCACAATCAGCTAGTGAAGTTGGTTTGTCTGTTTTAGCAGTATTAGCAATTTTGTGCTTAATCATGGTCGTTGCAGTTGGATACTTTAGAGATAGCGATAAATCTAATAGAAATCAAGATTTAGATAATCTCTTCAATGAAAAATTAGGTGATTAA
- a CDS encoding bifunctional 5,6,7,8-tetrahydromethanopterin hydro-lyase/3-hexulose-6-phosphate synthase, which produces MYRIGEALIGDGPELAHIDLLIGDKQGPVGQAFANGLSNLSVGHTPLTSVIRPNLMTKPATLIIPKVSVGDLDDASKIFGPAQTAVARAVADAVADGYIPMDIVEDIVINVSVFIDPSAKDFRKIYQYNYGATKLAIRRAMENYPSIEKVLAEKDRGTHPIMGFKVKKLWSPPYLQVALDLDNEQVMEKIINDLPDNDRILLEAGTPLVKKFGVGIIGKIRALRPDAFIIADLKTLDVGRVEVKMAADETADAVAISGLGTVESIAKAIHETQKQGIYSILDMMNVAEFEQKLAKLPEDLKPDIVLLHRNVDMETYRAEHGEDTSDMTEWGNIKDIKASLGEKGLIAVAGGIKPNNVKEAIDKGANIIIAGRYIIGSRDVRRAAQDFLEHFDPDPDNMRLAMDEDENIEVKE; this is translated from the coding sequence ATGTATAGAATAGGAGAAGCTCTTATTGGAGACGGCCCAGAATTAGCACACATTGATTTACTAATTGGTGATAAACAAGGGCCTGTTGGTCAAGCATTTGCAAATGGTTTATCCAATTTATCTGTAGGCCACACTCCACTAACTAGTGTAATTAGACCTAATTTAATGACAAAACCAGCTACTTTAATTATTCCTAAAGTAAGTGTTGGAGATTTAGACGATGCAAGTAAAATATTTGGACCTGCACAAACAGCTGTTGCAAGAGCGGTAGCAGATGCGGTAGCAGATGGATACATTCCAATGGATATTGTAGAAGACATTGTTATTAATGTTAGTGTATTTATTGATCCCTCTGCAAAAGATTTCCGTAAAATCTACCAATACAATTATGGGGCAACCAAATTAGCAATCAGAAGAGCTATGGAAAACTACCCATCAATTGAAAAAGTACTTGCAGAAAAAGACCGTGGAACTCACCCAATCATGGGATTCAAAGTCAAAAAACTCTGGAGTCCACCATACTTACAAGTTGCACTTGATCTTGATAACGAACAAGTAATGGAAAAAATTATCAACGATTTGCCTGATAATGACAGAATACTCCTTGAAGCAGGTACGCCCCTTGTTAAGAAGTTCGGTGTTGGAATTATTGGAAAGATCAGAGCTTTACGTCCAGATGCATTCATTATTGCCGATTTAAAAACTTTAGATGTAGGTCGTGTTGAAGTTAAAATGGCAGCTGATGAAACTGCAGATGCTGTGGCAATTTCTGGTCTGGGTACTGTTGAATCAATTGCTAAAGCTATTCATGAAACTCAAAAACAAGGTATTTACTCAATTCTTGATATGATGAATGTAGCAGAATTTGAGCAAAAATTAGCTAAATTACCTGAAGACTTAAAACCAGACATTGTATTATTACACAGAAATGTTGATATGGAAACCTACAGAGCAGAACACGGTGAAGACACTAGTGATATGACCGAATGGGGTAATATTAAAGATATCAAAGCATCACTTGGTGAAAAAGGTTTAATCGCTGTTGCTGGTGGAATCAAACCTAATAATGTTAAAGAAGCCATTGATAAAGGTGCAAACATTATTATTGCTGGTAGGTACATTATTGGTTCAAGAGATGTAAGAAGAGCTGCACAAGACTTCTTAGAACATTTTGACCCAGATCCAGACAACATGAGACTTGCAATGGATGAAGACGAAAACATTGAAGTAAAAGAGTAA
- a CDS encoding MotA/TolQ/ExbB proton channel family protein, whose product MVSTIPGSEILTSALNMISQSLQIPVIIFLVIFAIFAILAIGGLISEYTSRKKVTPDIIEELIYLISNANSIEDIKNIIKNAKIYESQKVVLIKILRSNSLTRDSRHALAKKLIEFEENNFTKKIEKTDVVTRIGPTLGLMGTLIPMGPGLAALGAGDVNTLANAIIIAFDTTVVGIGAGAVAYFVSKVRRRWYEEYLSNLDALADALLDKLNQ is encoded by the coding sequence ATGGTATCGACAATTCCGGGAAGTGAAATATTAACATCAGCATTAAATATGATTTCACAAAGTTTACAAATTCCTGTAATCATATTTTTAGTAATCTTTGCCATATTTGCAATATTGGCTATTGGAGGTTTGATTTCTGAGTATACATCAAGAAAAAAGGTAACGCCTGATATTATTGAAGAGTTAATTTATTTGATTTCAAATGCTAATTCAATTGAAGATATTAAAAACATAATTAAAAATGCAAAAATTTATGAATCCCAAAAGGTTGTTTTGATTAAAATATTGCGTTCAAACTCTCTAACTCGTGATTCAAGGCATGCTCTTGCTAAAAAGCTAATTGAGTTTGAAGAGAATAACTTCACTAAAAAAATTGAAAAAACTGATGTTGTAACCCGTATCGGACCAACATTAGGATTGATGGGTACTTTAATACCAATGGGTCCGGGTCTCGCTGCTCTTGGTGCAGGGGATGTAAATACATTGGCCAATGCTATTATTATCGCATTTGATACAACTGTCGTTGGTATTGGAGCAGGTGCAGTTGCTTATTTTGTATCTAAAGTAAGGCGTCGGTGGTATGAGGAGTATTTGTCCAATTTAGATGCTTTGGCAGATGCATTATTGGATAAATTGAATCAATAG
- a CDS encoding phosphoserine phosphatase: MKVGKGIVKKYSREYNRTLKSGEKKKYITEQIQITVPKNEDIYENKENVLIIPNSEIKEFENREKENEFLKIANYLHVEDVKELEKQLKEGRDSTNLEYEKEIETLKAKLLKQTNALSEMESKYENLHQDNLKKENETIKDKHSKLIVENENLKNKFVNIKTENENLKAKYTNIKEENKNLKNKCSNLKEERESIHDSYNKVSNKYDILKQENLNTKTSYAEIFEMNENLEKDYDSLLLEYNDLVDKFNDLQEELYNIKSNQTRDDYIASRVKEFILNRS, encoded by the coding sequence ATGAAAGTCGGAAAAGGCATTGTAAAAAAATATTCAAGAGAATATAATAGAACACTCAAAAGTGGTGAGAAAAAGAAATATATCACAGAACAAATCCAAATTACAGTACCGAAAAACGAAGACATCTACGAAAACAAAGAAAATGTTTTGATTATCCCAAATTCTGAAATTAAAGAATTTGAAAATAGAGAAAAAGAAAACGAGTTTTTAAAGATAGCTAATTACTTACATGTTGAGGATGTGAAGGAATTGGAAAAACAATTAAAAGAGGGTAGAGACTCAACCAATTTAGAATACGAAAAAGAAATCGAAACCCTTAAAGCAAAATTATTAAAGCAAACTAATGCTTTAAGTGAAATGGAAAGTAAATATGAAAATTTACATCAAGATAATTTAAAAAAAGAAAATGAAACTATTAAAGACAAGCATTCTAAGTTAATCGTTGAAAATGAAAACTTAAAAAATAAATTTGTCAATATTAAAACTGAAAATGAAAACTTGAAAGCAAAGTATACTAACATAAAAGAAGAAAATAAAAACCTTAAAAACAAGTGTTCTAATCTCAAAGAAGAACGTGAATCAATTCATGACAGTTACAATAAAGTTTCAAATAAATATGACATTTTAAAACAAGAAAATTTAAATACAAAAACTAGCTATGCTGAAATCTTTGAAATGAATGAAAATTTAGAAAAAGATTATGATTCTCTACTTCTAGAATATAATGATTTGGTTGACAAATTCAATGATTTGCAAGAAGAATTATACAATATTAAATCTAATCAAACTCGTGATGATTATATAGCCAGTAGAGTTAAAGAATTTATACTAAACAGATCCTAA
- a CDS encoding DUF2162 domain-containing protein, whose protein sequence is MINLDAVNILWQVGILSAVLIFGIKLGLATGLANMSKKYLALVSIGYGGGVLILTEISSHFTNQITDLIYTYNFEFFLIMAVIMILAGIFTIREYKVFEKNTTKATCMAVVAPCPCCFGSIIVSIMLVAPSVSLGLIDLSFIVAGALVLTIVLTYFASNYLVKFINKPYPIVLGNFMFFLGIYFLLSALFLPNITAMIQNPMDAITISSPYSLIGALMLMIVIVVIGGLISRRNSNFN, encoded by the coding sequence GTGATTAATTTGGATGCAGTCAATATTTTATGGCAGGTAGGTATTTTATCCGCTGTTTTAATTTTTGGAATAAAATTGGGTCTTGCAACAGGTCTTGCGAATATGTCAAAGAAATATTTGGCATTGGTTTCAATTGGTTATGGTGGGGGAGTGTTAATCTTAACTGAAATTTCTTCACATTTCACAAACCAGATTACAGATTTAATTTATACCTATAACTTTGAATTCTTCTTGATCATGGCAGTAATCATGATTTTAGCAGGAATTTTTACAATTAGAGAATATAAGGTATTTGAAAAAAATACAACTAAAGCTACATGCATGGCTGTTGTAGCACCATGCCCATGTTGTTTTGGATCAATTATTGTAAGTATAATGCTTGTTGCGCCAAGTGTTAGTTTAGGTTTGATTGATTTGAGTTTTATTGTAGCTGGAGCATTAGTTCTAACTATTGTTTTAACCTATTTTGCATCTAATTATCTAGTTAAATTCATCAATAAACCATATCCAATTGTGCTTGGCAATTTTATGTTCTTTTTAGGAATATATTTCCTATTGTCAGCATTATTTTTACCAAACATTACAGCAATGATACAAAATCCAATGGATGCAATTACGATATCCTCACCTTACTCATTGATCGGGGCATTAATGTTGATGATTGTAATTGTAGTGATTGGGGGATTAATTTCAAGGAGAAATAGTAATTTCAATTAA
- a CDS encoding DUF2149 domain-containing protein — MVRDKSKKRFAEGEEDPMAGTSNLVDAMLVIAVGLLIFVVISWNMQSVIFQDSQNQQKAIEESSSDVTEVNEGKVLNETPDTSDDSGSGYMEMGKVYKDPSTGKLIMVEG; from the coding sequence ATGGTTCGCGATAAGTCTAAAAAACGCTTTGCTGAAGGGGAAGAAGATCCAATGGCTGGAACATCAAATCTAGTTGACGCAATGCTTGTAATAGCTGTTGGATTGTTAATTTTTGTTGTTATAAGTTGGAATATGCAAAGTGTAATATTTCAGGATTCTCAAAACCAACAGAAGGCTATTGAAGAATCATCCTCTGATGTAACTGAGGTCAATGAAGGAAAAGTTTTGAATGAAACTCCTGATACTTCTGATGATTCTGGTTCTGGATATATGGAAATGGGCAAAGTTTATAAAGATCCTTCAACGGGCAAATTAATCATGGTTGAAGGTTAA
- a CDS encoding zinc ribbon domain-containing protein, which translates to MGFCNSCGRPIVKEDYGTNKDGSLNNEFCKDCYHNGEYTEPDITLEEMIVRKTKEMMEKNPRLAETQATGITAMFIPGLKRWNPEFQDDYKTL; encoded by the coding sequence ATGGGATTTTGTAATTCATGCGGAAGACCAATCGTAAAAGAAGATTATGGAACCAATAAAGATGGTAGTCTAAATAATGAGTTCTGTAAGGATTGTTATCATAATGGTGAATACACAGAACCAGATATAACATTAGAAGAGATGATTGTTAGAAAAACAAAAGAAATGATGGAAAAAAATCCTAGACTTGCTGAAACCCAAGCAACCGGTATAACTGCAATGTTTATTCCAGGATTAAAAAGATGGAATCCAGAGTTTCAAGATGATTACAAAACTCTTTAG